The DNA window TTTAAGTTATCAAAATGTTTGATACCGGTACTTCTCAACCTCATAGAACCACCCATATCTGGCTTGCAGCTCTCAAGAACAGGAGAATTGCTTCCACCTGTCACACATTCTTTAAAAGACCGAACATGAGCAAACCGTTTGGGTTTTAGATGGGAATAACTTCCATGTTGGATGGATGACTGGTGATGAGCTTGCCGCTGCTTGTTTGTTATATTCTTGCCAGCATTAAGCCTCGGCTTTGTAAGAGTCCTCCCAAGAGGTCCAGAATAGAACCCACATGGATTACCATCAGATGGATGAACGGAAGAGTGCATAAGAGCAGAAAATGAATGACTGCGGGAAAGACAAACAGAATTGATAACTTCAGAGCTATCCATTCCCTCTCCCAAAGCCATTTGATTAAATCCAAAGACCAGCTTTATCCTCTCTAACATTGTAAAAAGGGATCTTGCCAAAAGTCGGACAATGTAATCATACGTTCTACTCCAAGGAGACGTATCTTGTAAAATTTTCACTTCTTGACGCCGCCACATTACCTTCTGTTGAAACTCAAGCAATTTTACCCGATTTACTTCAGGATTAGCGCGCATTCTCCTCAGAGTTTGCTCAAGCTCTGCCAGCACTTCCAGCTCCTGCGATAATTGCATTGTAGCCTCAACaaatttctccattttcttcactttcctctccattttgctccacctGTAAGCCCATCCAAGCCACTGAAAACCATTCTCGACAGGGTCCTCGAAAATTTCTTCAAAACGGTGATACACAGGGTCAGTGCACTTCTTCCCAAGCCTGACGACAGACATTGCCAGATATCCCAAATCCTCAATTATCTCATTCAGTGCAAGTTCCATCAAGTAATCATCGTTGTCAGACACAAGCCTTCTGACCCCAATCAAGTTAACAATCTCTTCCCTCAACCTAAGCATCTCATTCTCACTCACACTATTCCATAAATTAACCATCTTTAACATCAACCCCGCAACTTCAAATGCCAGAATTCCAATCACTGGCTTGTCAGCCTCCGCCAAACGACTCCATGAGAACCTCAAACTACCAATCCAGGACCCAGAGACTATCTCACCCCCCATTTAAGCACATACACCGCAAAGTGCGAAACTAACCCTAATCAGAAACCTCAGTAGATCCCTTTCCTGTCCCAAAAAAAGAAGTACAACTATATTATATTgttaaacacaaaacaaaatcacAATTTCTTGACCCCcaaaaaacacagaaatttcaTGGAATCAACCCTAAATCCCATAATATATCTTAGCTCAATAGTAAAACCATACACAAATATAAAACAATCATGGCTTTAACCCTTCATTTGGTTGCTTGTTAAGACATTAAATAcccaaaaatcaaataaagaaaGTGATAATTTCCCGGGTCCAAAACACAAGAATTACAACATTTTCTTACCAACCAAACAGCCCTCACAGATTCAAACAACAATACACTAACACAAGCATATACACTGGTACTAACGCTGTGCATACTTACAGTTACAGTAGGAAGAACACTCACCGTTTTACTCGAACAAGCTTGACATTGATCTGAAGCGCAGAATTAAACAAACATGGCTGAGCTacagaaagagaggaaggaggaggaaggttTGAGCGTTTGGGGGTTGGAGTGGGAGGGAGTGCGTAGGTTTTGACCGTACGCTCCACCTGCGTACAAATAGCCGCGCCCGCAACGCGGAGAAAAACAGGGGAGACAAATCTTAAGTCGAAAAGAGTCCGAAACGAGTCGTAACCGGTCCAATCGAGGTGAAAAACAGGATATTACGTTGCCCCTTGTGGAATACCAATGGTCcgcttcttttcatttttaatattatttttagggattttaacaaaacacttttagtactgttcatttttaacgaaaaatcacatttatacatttctctgttactattcactatacctttaaaaagggcttttcattaaaaatgaagtgtttttggatttttcgttagttttcctttatttttattagAGCAATTCCACACTTAAATACTCTGTAGGCCAGAGGTAATTCAATTCCTTCAAGTGAACCGTAACTGTTTTTAGTGGACAGTAATTGCCTAAGTGCATCTGTACTTCTAAATTGAATAGCCTAGAATATTGGTATTAAAATATTACTATGATTTAGTAcaagataattttatttttaatttcgaataataataaaatattggttgaaagtatttgaaaatattgaaatatggTGTTAGGTGGAAAAActtggttaggtatttatagaaaaaaaaatatatatatatatatatttttcattttttgtattttttattaatcctttttgtattttaatttttttatataatttttaattattttttaattgtggCTGTCAGCCTTGCGTCACATGGCCTAGGGGCTGGCCCTGTCGACTCCTGCCTGGAGGAACAACAGGGAGCctagtgaattttttttttttaataaaccatATTATCTACCTTAAGAGGTGAGGGAGTGGCAGCTTGAAGGGTTTTTAGGTGGGGAAATGGATTTAATTGACTATACCTCTAGGGGATTTTTTTGGGCTAGTGCTCAAAGGGAgttcagattttttttaacaaacaatattatttacactaatgcCATCTTCAACCCTtagaattttaggttttaaaatAACTCAATCATTCTCCAATGGTTGCGcttaaaataagttttttgagttaaaacctaaaatttgagcAAATATAACCCATAATTTAAACTTAGGATAAAATTGCATGCATTAGCACTCCTAAACAACTCTTATATTAAAGATTAAAGGCTTATTCTTAAACCATTAAATGTGCCGACAATTCTTAAACCATTGAATGTGCCCACAATATCAAGAACCGAAGGATAAGTTGAACAACCTAAATATACCAAAATACGTATCCAAAATTTTAGATACTTGATGTCATCTTTTATTCTATGATCCTAACATAttcttattttttatgaggaaaaaaataaaaacatgtatgttatttatataataaatgtgACATTGTCAAGGCAAAATTAAGTATATTTTTGGATGATTTGGTTGGTGGGTTGATAGGGACGTGTAGTTGCGAGTGGGTGTTCTTGTACATGGGTGCTTTGTGGTTGGCAAGAGCATTGGGCATTTCACTGTGGGGTTGCGTTGGGCCGCCAGTGATCGAGGCCGACAACAacaaagaagaaacaaagaaagggtGTTTTGCATTGTTGAATGTTGAAtgtttttgtgtgttagtttGCTGGTTTTGTTGTTAGTGAATTGTGTTTGGGGTATTTCCAGGCGCATATAATTGTCACCTAAGATAAAATTTGATTAACTTTCCTCTTCTAAACTGGAGATATTATAAGGATGAGAATtttctccggatcctctttgtgaggatttcggGGATCACTTCATCGTGTCTGTTTATGTGCGGTTAGTTTTCGTCAGGTAttgtttgtgttcaattttaaataaaaaaattcaaaataatttatggCCGTATAATGATAGATGAACTGAAATGATGAAGTGATTCTCAAaatccccacaaagaggatccggatagGATCATATTCCATATTATAATGAGAGGGTGTGCAATGGATTTTAGAGAGAGGGACTTCTCATATCAGATGGTACATTTGTTTTGTTCCGCACTTGGTTTAATGAGGGATAATCGACTGAATTTAAAGTTTAAGGAGAAATTGGTAGGGCCTTATAAATTCAAGATGAAAATTAGTGAATACCTCTTTTTAAAAAAACAAGAGTTTTGTCTCGATTTGGGAAACTTCAACCCTTCTTTCATAAGCCTTTCCCCTAAGTTTTATTGTTTTGGTGCTCCTAGCATGGTTCTTAGTTGAAGTACCATACCAACTAACCCTTTCTCAAGGAATCAACCCATAAACATAGCCTGAGAAAGCTCAGTTTAAAACACAACACTCTTTGTTTCAACCCTATCACTGTTAAAGTGACGCGTTTGGCCTTGTTTTACACTtatatttatgatttgatttaccTTTTTACATTTCCAAATTGTGTAAAGTTCATAttatttagtgttttttttttttgcgtcaTCGTCGTTGACTGATTGCACTTCTCTGGCGAGACAACGGCAGAAGCATGGGTTACAAGAAGATCTTGCAGCGGAGTGAGTTTCCGATCGGATCCATCGTTTCTATCATCTCATTGCAACTATGTCCTGATAACTCATAAATTTCAAACATTTATATCATCCATTCCTAGACCCTTTATGatattttttaagttaaacTAGTTACATTTTACCCTCttttgtgttagtgtgcagCTAATCGTATTTTGGAGCTCAGTTGAGGACAACAAATAAGGCAAAATGGTGCTAAAAGTGAAGAATTGAATAAAGATGCTGTTATAGACAAAGAATTAAAAGTGAAAACTGAATATGGTGATGAATATGGCTCTTTATAAGACCAATAACAGCAAAAAAACGTGGGAATTAAATGCCCAATTACTGGGATGTATTGACAATCTGGAATAGCCTCTTTAACATCATAAAACCTAGCCTTTCAGCCACTTTTACAAACACCCTTCATTATGAGAGAATTTCACAACTCCAGtcactatttttctctcttttcatcCACACTCAAAACTCCACCCATTCTATAAACTCCAACATCATTGAAGACTCATCCCGACAGGctattcttggagaagttcaacatcataattgcttcaagggtttcctctctcttgaatttattttcactcaTGTTGTGTATTTTCGTTATAATTTCTGTGAACatgatgtgtaactaagtttatAGCTACGGATTTcgatgtagccttgcaaaaTTGATCCATGTTTTTAAGTTAAAGTATTTAGTTTATCAATCTGCTCCATGTTTCATTCACTGAATCTattgttaaatttgtttgttgattttaatgtttgatcaccattagggttAACTACAAATCATTTAATCAAGATTATAGTAAACATCATGCCTAATCTTGgtagacatgtgaatgaatgaagagaATGCTATGCAAACATCTTGCCATGTATTTTCTTTGGTTGTTTAACGTTTTCTTACATGCTAAAGACTCTTAATTAGGAACCGAAGTTGAACATCCCAATTAGGTTCCAGATTAGGAGAATTTGATCAAAACCACACATCATATGGTTgatcatatatatgtaaaatgaaCTCAGGAAACAAGTTGGTAGTTGAATGCGGTATAACTTTATAAACATGGAATTGGTTTTGTAATGGTGAATTCGAATCCTTGgcctcatctccattgtttctacATCACTATATTATTCGTTGCTACATTCTTCTTGCATTTTAAGTTATTTAAGTTTACAGCACAAAAACTACTCTCAATTGGTTACTTTCATTCTTTAGTTAAGGTTCTTTCAAAGTTAGTAATTTATAGAGGTCCAATCAGTCTctgtggttcgacacccttacttgtgccattatactaACCATATTTTTGCACTAGAAAGGAACACAACATGTCCTCCATATCGCCATTTCTAATGGCGCTCTCACATCTGTATGACGTCGCCATCGTCTCtgtcctaggtcttcttccATAGGCTTTTCTTGCTTCTTGAATCATATCTATGGCCCCAAATCCTCTTTATTAACTACAAACATCCATGTTGATATATAGTTTTTAGTGGAGACATAAATTAATCACATTGAATAGGAGAACGATGCATGGAATTTTAGCTTAATATGACAACTTTATCCTTGATGTTGTGAGCAAACCACACCAGACCTCAAAGGGCTAAGCATTTTCCTGCTTTATAAGTCTTGGGGCTTCGGTCCCACACACAAATTAAGGTGTTCTTCGGGCCCATGTGTTAGAAGTACGCTCATAAAGCTACTCATTTGATGCAATAGCTTTTGAAATACTTATGTTAATCTATTTATTTCGTTTAATAGAATAGCAAtatttattgttaatcactactTGATGTATTATGTGTTTAATCAATAatggaatccaaggaatgtaatCAACGCGAGAGATAAGTAATCTAAATATGTTAGATCAATGAGagttttctcttatgttcattcccaAGCATTGCTAGCCATAGGATTGTTaattaggcattgacaatccgctaaggccaGTATGTGTGATGTCAACTCAATTGAGCGTATGACTTGTCTCAAGTCAGTAGCGTtagacactaagacaaacatataggtgctcaaaaggttgttgagtacactgaacaatgaTCAACAGATAGTTCTAACAAATTTTtcatgtaagaactcataagttgcaattaaatagtttaattgtgTGATTTAGTTGGCGAttacaattaaatagtttaattgtgCATAgttaagattaattaattagttaattaatcatACGAAGAAATTCTTATTAGGCTTTAAGTTAGCTTCGGGTTTCATGGCCAAAATAAATTTTGGCCCATAAGGCCTATTATGCTAAAGTTGTATaacaacttaaacaaaatagaCAATTAGCCCAATGACTAGAGGGAGGCCGTTTATGCAAGGAGGGAAGGCTAAATTTCAAGTTCGCCACTCACTTATGAGTGAGTATAAAAGTGAAATTAGAGCTTTAACCTCATTCGGGTTTTTTTTAAGACAAAtagtgaaacattttctctcttttctttctaagGAGGCTAGCCGCTTAGAGGAAGTATAGCTagaaatctttcttcttctaattCATTCCATGTCCTCTTCACATCTcaccttggtgtggaaacttagtGACTTTCAAGGAAAGAGGCAAGGAGGAAGGAAACATCCAAGGAGGTAGGAGTGAACTTGAAGGTCATCCATTTGCATGAAAACTTTGTAAACAGAAGGATGGGCTTCAAGGGTATGAAAGTTCAAATCCTTTTATTTAACTTTGTAAAAAATCCTGGTTCACCATTcgctaggctttgaatttcatgggacTTAGAATAGTTTTTGAGTTCTTGCATGCTTTAATAGTTATTTTGTATGCTTGTATACTCAAATGCTCTTAGTAAGTCAAAGTTTTCCTTCACCATGATATCCCACTGCTGCCATTGTTTTTTCCAGGCCCAAGGAGGCGGGGGTTGATTTTTCAAAGTCTTCTTTAGGTGTCTCGCACTCCAACGCCACTACGTCCCAGAGTCTTCCCAGAGACTTCCTATATCTACCTGTGGCGATTGGTCTGCATGACGCTAGCTGAACATAGCGATCTGCCTAGTATGGCCTGCAAACTCACTTCCCAACTACCTGGGAAGATAGTCTCTCCTATAAATAGCCAAGTCTAATACATAAATCGGTTATCACCACTACTACTCAGAATTCTCTATGCTTTAGTTTCTCTAAtactattttttgtttaggCATCAAAGGCCTTTTGCAGATACCCTCCATTTTTCTTCGGTGTTAGTCAATTAGGCTAACGGTGTTTCTTGTTTTGTAGGTGTGATTTCGTCAATTCAACCCTGGATGGAATTCACATCCACAAGATTTAGACTCCCACTATTtatgtaaaacgtttttggaagGAAGAGTATATGGTACAACTAACGAaagctttgcattctttgatggactatatagttgccttagggccttaggatgactatgaaccttcgATTGGATCCAACATGAGCCTAGTGTTGGAtcttggtctagggatggtggtTAACTTTAGTTACGCATTTAACCAAATTAAGGCATTTTtccctattgggcgttggattGAACTACTCCAGTTTGCTTGGATATCAAATAAGACATAAAATgagtactttaaagtaaagaagagcttatgctcttttacaccacatttgatcaaatcaaattacaaccaaataTAATCTACACATTTTCATGTTCAAACAATTTTGAGGGACAACCAatcatatagctcaattatcataggcttaggttcataatcactctttctttaattaatcaaacactttaactaattaaactagaatgcaacaatgtcatttggtttttgtatccatagaatttaTTAAAATGGAgctaaaggaaatgaaaatctAATTCTCATTCAAAGAGGAAAAGCTATTTTTTCCTCTagctaatttgggccaaaatgaaaaatacaaactTTTGCGGTCGCTTTGTAGAAACTCAAGAGTCCAcgacttcatgtaattacaactaaaacccaaaaatttcaataattaaaaaaacttcattaaaggaatgAAACAATTTTTCCTTTAGTGAATTTGACCTTGTacacaaaaacataaacttttgggtcaaagtgtaaatacacaaaagtatcaaaaccaCCCCACTTGTTGGAGTGGCCAGATTTTGAAGAGAGTGTAtgtcaaaaattcaaaatttttcaaAGTGTGAGGAAAATGTGACAAGTGTAAAAGTACTAATATAAACACACAAACCAAGACAAACAAAGACTAAACAAAACTCAAAGTAATTTTGCGTCAAAACTTCCCAACTTTTTGTTTATGctatgaaaatgaagaacacaaaaagaacaatgaaaaacattcatgaaaacccataagagcttcATGAAAATCTTTCACCCATAACTATCTTAAACAAAAGGGGATTAACTTATTAacatactagggtacttaggttcctaatgtcacttaAAAACTcatttaacaagacaaacatgaacccaaaaatccacccatGGATTTGGCTAAATTTCCCCAAACAAAAGGCTTCGACTTTTAGTTCCAAAACTTATGTTTAtttgaactacatctacaactttTGAGAACTTCCCCCAAGGGGACGAAGAAGACCATTGAGTTTGAGCCTGTGAAACCTACTGTTCTAAAGATGACCGCATCCATTGCTGAAAGGCTTGCCCAACGGAAGGGTTTAGTGACGCCTCCAGTGTCCTGGTTTGTATCGAAACGTCCATTGGGAGCTAAGTATGGATCGGCTTCTAAGAGGCTCGCCACTATGAAGAGCGAAAAGGTGGATTCTGCTGCTAAGGTGGTGCCTAGGCCAGTTTCTCCTTCTGCCGTGACTGACTTGTCTATTGAGAAGGAGAAATCTGCTTGCATGGGCAATTGTGAAAGATCCACCAAGTCTGAGGATGAAGAGTTTCCTAAGGTTTGTGCGCTGTTGAAGGCTGACCTGCTTGAGGACGTCGATGCATGTGCCGAGTTTGTTTACAATGTTGGGAAAGTTATCATCCGGTAATATTCATTTGCGAAGCATCCTCCCTACTCGATGAAGTCTTCCCTAATTGCTACAATGTATAAGACTTTGATCCTAGCAGCTAAGTTTATACTCGTTGATCAGGATGCTGTCAAGTGTGCTAAGGAGGCATAAGTGACGTTGGTGGCTCAGCTTCGCTCGAATCTGAACTCGCCGTTTTGAAATGGTCTAATGTCTCTGCCCCTACTTCTTTGCAGCTGGAGATCGCTTAATAGGAGTTCACCCATTTGAATGTTAGGCTTAGTGCAACTCAGGCGATGTTGGAAACTGCAGAGAAAAAAGTCAGTCGTGTTTCTCGAGGACCTTGAGCAAGTCAATTCGGAGCTATGATCTACTTGTTTTGCCAAGGACTAGGAGCTTATCTTCATGCATGTTGAAATGTCTCATCTCAAGAAGGATGCCAGTAAGCTTGAATCCAAAGAAATAGATTTGCAAGGTACGCTATCTGCTAGCGAGAACTTGAAAAATGAACTAGATGAGCTGCAGGGTACTCATACTGGGCTTGTTGAGGAGAATGTGCAACTGAAGAATGAGAAAGTTGGTCATGAAGTGGCGCTTGCTTCTTGTCAgtccgatttctacaagcttaACTATGGAAGCTTTGGTTGCTGGGAGTGGTTCGACTGCTGAAAGCATGGCAGTCGGGGAACCGGTGGTTGCGCAGGCTGCCAAGAAGTAGTCTTTTTGCTTAGACCTAtgagttttcttcttttcctttttgttctgcTTTGCTTGAACTTTGTTGGCATTTGAGCTGGTTTATCAATTTGGAAGaattttaataaacaactttccTTGTTTTTGCTTCATCTCTCTATTTTGCTATGTCTTTCGCAAAACTTTACCGTAGGATAGGTGGCTGGGTGAGCTACTTAGAGCCGTCAGCTGGACTCGTGCTTCTCGTAGTAAACAGATGAGGTCCGCGTAGTTGCTATAGTCATGACACTCGGGTATGTTGCAAGATTTTTTACTTATAGAGCCATCGGTCAGACTTATGCTTCTCGTAAGAAGCAGAGGAGGTCCGCATAACTGCTATAGTCGTGTCACTCGACTTTGTGGCTTCTTGAGCTTTGGCATTCCCAGGACATGTTGCGAGATTTTTTACTTATAGAGTTGTAGGCCAGACTTGTGCTTCTCGTAGGAAGCAGAGGAGGTCTGGGTAACTACTATAGTCGTGACACTTTACTTTGTCCTAGCAAAACTTAAACCATAGACCGTCGGCCAGAAGTGTTGCTTGTAAATAAGTAAGCAAGTCCGCGTAGTCATGTGATGTGACaaaaactagcactcaaattaatccctcttattgacaattgtagtaaagatgtaagtagggatcgttctaggccggggattatgagggattgctaatctacttaaaactgactcaaaaatacaaaactaggcttgaaaacacttaactagactcaaagaactcaaaacaaactaaagagactcaaaacatcacaaaacaatcaaatgactcaaactagacactagtgagtgatttggacgaaaattgatttcaaattgactgacaacacttaaaaacacaaatttggacagattctaactaatttgactcaacaaagtaaaggggattgggtttttgacgaatttaaagtaaagacaAGTAACTTAAATATTTAAACAAGTTTAGCACGAATTTGGGGGAAAATATgggtgattg is part of the Malus domestica chromosome 12, GDT2T_hap1 genome and encodes:
- the LOC103442689 gene encoding protein PSK SIMULATOR 1-like, with the protein product MGGEIVSGSWIGSLRFSWSRLAEADKPVIGILAFEVAGLMLKMVNLWNSVSENEMLRLREEIVNLIGVRRLVSDNDDYLMELALNEIIEDLGYLAMSVVRLGKKCTDPVYHRFEEIFEDPVENGFQWLGWAYRWSKMERKVKKMEKFVEATMQLSQELEVLAELEQTLRRMRANPEVNRVKLLEFQQKVMWRRQEVKILQDTSPWSRTYDYIVRLLARSLFTMLERIKLVFGFNQMALGEGMDSSEVINSVCLSRSHSFSALMHSSVHPSDGNPCGFYSGPLGRTLTKPRLNAGKNITNKQRQAHHQSSIQHGSYSHLKPKRFAHVRSFKECVTGGSNSPVLESCKPDMGGSMRLRSTGIKHFDNLKYTHMGSQSFSHGIYSKLSLFSSKCTLLNAPPSTLGDAALALHYAYVIALIEKIASSPHLISLDERSNLYNMLTTTIRAALRARLKSYAKTMGSSVYNPALAGEWNRAMEQILGWLAPLAHNMIRWHSDRNIVKQQEVSKTNVLLVQTLYFASQAKTEDAITELLIGLNYMCMIDELNRKAMRDAGGSRPYDDYMLKQDEIA